A region of the Candidatus Thermoplasmatota archaeon genome:
TTTAAAAGGTAAAAAAGAAGTTAGAAGTATCAAAGAGCTTTTGCCAATGCCGTTTTCGACAGCCGAAAAATAATTATCTATCTTAACAGATTTATGTTGGGTAGGAAAATGCACGACGTTATAGTAATAGGTGGCGGGCCAGCAGGGCTTTTTGCAGCTTACGAATTAGTGGGAAAAAACAAAAAAATCTTGATTATAGAAAAAGGTAAGGAAGCTAAGAAGCGCATATGCCCTATGAAAGAGACAGGTAAATGCATTTCATGCGTGCCCTGCGATATTATGTGCGGCGTTGGTGGCGCAGGTACTTTCTCAGACGGTATTCTAAACTTAAGACCTGACGTTGGCGGCAATTTAGTAAATTTAACTAAAGAGGAAACTCTTGCTTGGGAACTTGTAAATTACATAGATAAAACATTTTTAAAGTTCGGAGCGCCTAAAGTGCTGTACGGCACTAATGAAAATAAAATACTAGAGTTAAGGAAGAAATGCGCATCTGTAGGTATTAATTTTATAGATATCAAGCAGCGCCATATAGGTAGCGATCTCGCACCTTTTGTAATTGATAGATTTACTAAATATTTAGTAAAGAAAGGAGTGAAGTTTTCCACCAATACTGAAGTTACAGATTTAATTATAAAGGGCAATAAATGTTACGGAGTAAGAGTTAAGAACAAAGAGATAGAAGCTAAGAATGTAATTGCTGCGCCAGGCAGGGTCGGAGTTGATTGGTTTGAAAAAATAATTAGTAAATATAAGATCAATGCAAAATACGGCCCTATAGATGTTGGTATAAGGGTAGAAGTTCCTGCTATAATTATGGAGCATATAATTGCAATTAACAAAGATCCTAAATTCCATATAAGAACTACAAGCTACGATGACTTTGTAAGAACTTTCTGTACTAACGCAAATGGATTTGTAGTTAAAGAAAGTTACGATAGCTTTGTCGGCGTTAATGGCCACTCACTAAAGAGTGCAAAATCACAAAATACTAACTTTGCGTTTTTAGTTAGAATAGAGCTTACGGAGCCTGTAGAAAACACTACTGAGTACGGTAGGAGCATAGCTAAACTGGCAACTACAATTGGTGGTGGAAAGCCTATTATTCAGAGAATTGGCGATTTGAGGAGGGACAGGCGATCTACGTGGGATAGACTGCGAAGAAATCCTTTGAAAAACACGCTTACAGATGTCACTCCTGGCGATATTTCTACTGCTCTACCGCATAGAGTAGTGACTAATCTTATTGAAGGGTTAGAGAAACTCAATGAGGTAATACCTGGTGTAGCTGCAGACTCTACTTTGCTCTACGCACCTGAGATTAAATATTATGCAATGGAAGTGCAAGTTAATGAGCGGTTGGAAACTAATATTAAAAATTTATTTGTTGCTGGCGATGGCGCTGGATTGAGCAGGGATATAATCAATGCAAGTGCTACAGGCATACTTGCTGCAAGAGGGATACTTGAATGATCGGCGTAATTGGTGGTACAGGGCTATACAGGGCACTTAAATGTATTGATACCAAAAGAGAGCTTACTGCGCGCACGCCTTACGGTATTTGCGAATATGTTGAAGGCAAGATAAACAATGATAATATAATTTTTATAGCTAGACATACACAAAAAAAATATCCACCTCATAAAATAAATCACAGGTCAAATATATTTTTAATGAAAAAATTAGGAATAAATAAAATAATTTCTGTTTCTGCAGTAGGCAGTTTAAGAGCTAAATATAAAGTTGGTAGTTTTGCGCTTCCAGAGCAGTTAATTGATTTTACCAAGCAAACATGGACTTTTAATGATAGGGAAGCGAAGCATGCTAATTTTGCAGTACCTTTCTGTAAAAAATTAAGTAACATTTTAGAGCTTGCAGCTAATGAGCTCAATTTAGAAGCTCATTCCGGAGGTACTTATATATGTTTTGCAGGGCCTCAATTCGAGACCAAAGCGGAGTTGAAAATGGCTAGATTGCTTGGCGCTGATTTTGTAGGTATGACTATTGCCCCAGAGGCTAAACTTGCACGTGAACTAGCAATATGCTATCAACCTATTGTAGTAATAACAAACAAATGCAATGGAAAAGCAAGTCATGAGGAAGCTATTAAAGTAGTTGAGAAGCTAGAAAATAAGCTGAATAGCTTTGTCGAGCATGCTGTAATAAAAATTAGCGAAAGTAAACTGAGCTGCAACGATTGCAGGCCTTGGTAACGAGCTATTCGCAATACTTGTTTTCATAAATCCCTTTAGTTAAATTGAGTTTCACCATCTCAGTTTTGCGCTCCTCACGAATATTAACTACAGTTAAAATTACAGAAACGCCATCTTTCTCTTCCACAATATCCAAAATATTAAAAGTGTATCCGAAATGAGCTCTTGTGCGATTACATGAAAAAGTACCTGCGTTTATTAATAACGATTTATGCACTCTCGTTGCGTAAGGTACATGGCGATGGCCCATCAGCACAATTGGAATCGCGCTCTTCAAAATTATATCTAGAGTTTCGCCTGCATCTTCAATTATGTTTTTCTCTCTGCCCGAGTTAGGTACAGGTGTTAAATGATGATGAAAGCCCACAATTACTATTTTATTTTTATTATTCTTAACTGCTTGATTAATAATTTCATGCCTTCTTCTTCCTAATCTTCCACTATCCGTATCAGGCTCTGAAGAAGCTAGCCCGACGAGCACAATCTTACCAAAGCTCTTTACGAAATCAACTTCACCGAAATATTCTGGAAATAGTTTATAGCCTAAATTGCGCTCGTCATGATTGCCGGGCACTATTACAAGCTTACCTTCTAAAAGCTCTAACTGCTGCTTCGCAAAATCGTAATCTGATAGCAAGCCATCGATAGTCAAATCGCCTGAAACAAAAATAAAATCTTTTTCTAGCTTGTTCAGAATTTTGATACCTTTTTCGTAGACCCTCTCGTTGAAGTCAACGCCTTTACCGAAATGCAAATCTGAGATATGTGCAATACGCATTTTCACATCAACTTCTTGATTTCTTTTATACCCTCAGCAGCAAGCTCTTCTACCGACTTTGTAGCATCTAATTTTTTATAGCGCTTTTCTCTGGCGGCAAATTCAAAATAAAGCTCTTGCACTTGTTTTAAGAACTTTACTCTTTCAAATTTCGACTTCATTCTGAATTTGATTCTAGCAAGCGCTAGCTCAGGCTCAATAACAAGTAATAAGGTCAGGTCAGGCACTATAGTAAGCGGTCTCTGAACACTCTTCAGCCACTCAACAGAATCGATACCCTTCTCAGCTAATATTTTTCTTAACTGCACACCTTGATATGCATA
Encoded here:
- a CDS encoding NAD(P)/FAD-dependent oxidoreductase; this translates as MHDVIVIGGGPAGLFAAYELVGKNKKILIIEKGKEAKKRICPMKETGKCISCVPCDIMCGVGGAGTFSDGILNLRPDVGGNLVNLTKEETLAWELVNYIDKTFLKFGAPKVLYGTNENKILELRKKCASVGINFIDIKQRHIGSDLAPFVIDRFTKYLVKKGVKFSTNTEVTDLIIKGNKCYGVRVKNKEIEAKNVIAAPGRVGVDWFEKIISKYKINAKYGPIDVGIRVEVPAIIMEHIIAINKDPKFHIRTTSYDDFVRTFCTNANGFVVKESYDSFVGVNGHSLKSAKSQNTNFAFLVRIELTEPVENTTEYGRSIAKLATTIGGGKPIIQRIGDLRRDRRSTWDRLRRNPLKNTLTDVTPGDISTALPHRVVTNLIEGLEKLNEVIPGVAADSTLLYAPEIKYYAMEVQVNERLETNIKNLFVAGDGAGLSRDIINASATGILAARGILE
- a CDS encoding MTAP family purine nucleoside phosphorylase; this encodes MIGVIGGTGLYRALKCIDTKRELTARTPYGICEYVEGKINNDNIIFIARHTQKKYPPHKINHRSNIFLMKKLGINKIISVSAVGSLRAKYKVGSFALPEQLIDFTKQTWTFNDREAKHANFAVPFCKKLSNILELAANELNLEAHSGGTYICFAGPQFETKAELKMARLLGADFVGMTIAPEAKLARELAICYQPIVVITNKCNGKASHEEAIKVVEKLENKLNSFVEHAVIKISESKLSCNDCRPW
- a CDS encoding metallophosphoesterase — protein: MRIAHISDLHFGKGVDFNERVYEKGIKILNKLEKDFIFVSGDLTIDGLLSDYDFAKQQLELLEGKLVIVPGNHDERNLGYKLFPEYFGEVDFVKSFGKIVLVGLASSEPDTDSGRLGRRRHEIINQAVKNNKNKIVIVGFHHHLTPVPNSGREKNIIEDAGETLDIILKSAIPIVLMGHRHVPYATRVHKSLLINAGTFSCNRTRAHFGYTFNILDIVEEKDGVSVILTVVNIREERKTEMVKLNLTKGIYENKYCE
- the tmk gene encoding dTMP kinase; its protein translation is MVKGKLITFEGIDASGKTTLAKEVYKKLKKENLAVVLVSEPTNTWLGKAVRRATESNVYPCSEALLFTADHANLVAKIRRWLSEKKIVLCDRYNDSSYAYQGVQLRKILAEKGIDSVEWLKSVQRPLTIVPDLTLLLVIEPELALARIKFRMKSKFERVKFLKQVQELYFEFAAREKRYKKLDATKSVEELAAEGIKEIKKLM